TCCTTCACCCATGATGAAACCTCTAGGAAACCTCACCCAAACCCAAGTTTTGGTTCCATAAATACATAGTTTAGGCATCATTGCCAAGAAGACCCTAAGAAAAATGAAGTTATTAAGAAGATCATCATCAAAGGGTGGGCGATCCAAGCCCAATGAAGGTTGCAAAAGACACCCAAAGCATCGCCAATCTCCGGGGGTTTGTTCACTTTGTTTAGTCGACAAACTCTCTAAGTTACCATCACCACCTCATTGCACTTCCACTATTCGTACTGCTACTAAACTTGCAGATTCCAATTGTtctccatcatcatcatcttcttctttgtcATCTCCCTGTTCGTCAGCTTCAGATTCAGCTttatattcttcttcttcatctccCATGCATCGTTATCGTTTTGGTAAAGATCGGGGTGCGGGCTCTTCGTTTTCTTTGTTATGGTTCAGTGGGAAGAATTTACTCACTAAAAGCAGATCAGTAGCTTTTGTTTCGAGAATCGAAAACAATGGTTATGAtgataagaagaagaagaagaagaagaagatcaatGGTGGGTTCTTGTCAAAGTTGATACATTAATGGTGgtgggtttttttatttgttttcatgCACCAGTTTTCTTGATAAATTACAGTAGTAAGAAGAGATTATATTAAAGCAGAAGATCAATTACAATATATTAGATATAGTTTTGCATATATTGATTCTCGTATTTTGATTCATCTTAGCATATTATATGTAAGGTATTCTACTTTCCCAAACATTTATTTCACTAATGTTTTATTATCCCCATTTGTTGTTCTTTTCATGTGAAGGAAAACGTTGTTTTATTCTATAGGTTTCGagtttttgttttaagttttctCTATACGTATCAGCTTTAAAATTCGTGACTAGCATATATCTCTtaattaacttataaaataCGAAAGTTAGATAATATTATAGTATCTTGCATGTCTAGTTGAAAATTAGGAAAGAATCTGAAATATTTGATatgaaacataaatatatatatatatacatatggaAAAAAccttataaaaatcaaagaacatAAATACAGGCAAGGAATTTCATGGGGTTCGCTAAAATTCAAAAGAAGGAATGCAGCATGGTTTGACGTAATGGAACAGGGCCTacaaagtaaatataaaaatcaaataaaataggAAAGCCTATATTGACAGCTTGGTAAAATTAATACCACATGCATGTCTCCAGCTTCTTAGCAACTTCCTCCATATGATGATCATCAGCCAGTTCAACCTTTTTGAATCTGCCTCTCTCtctacaaaattattaacagctggccataaaccctaaaaattcaGATCAAATACATgtaaattcaacatttttatttaaaatgagtaACTCAACTCATAGATAGAATATATTTCTACtaataaaacaaagaagaagaagaagaagaagaagatgccAAAGATAGATTAGCTAATGTTATCTTAACTGACCatagaatttaaaattagcTTAAACTAATATCTTGGAACCAAACTTTTATTCTATTAACCTACCACTCTACACTATGGAAGGCATAACATGACACCTGTTCAttgcctttttcttcttttagcaTAATAAGGTGGTAGTTAATTTTGagtgtttaattttaatttatataaaaatagttttagatttaatttttattttgacttgacatttcaatttttataatgtcaATTAacatagatattttattatgataaaaATGTTGATGTGAATTCTTAAAATTGTTAACATACAATTAATAACTAtacctaaatttttatatttgaaaagtaaagatattaaattcttgaaaattaaaatgtgaaaattaaaatatttgtggTTAGATATTGTTGGAGATCGACCTGTATAAATAACGAAATAGAAAAGCAGAGAAGATTGATTACAAAAATCTTACGTGAAAAACCCTTAggagaggataaaaaatcacggtCAAATGAAGGCTTCGGCTTTTCACTCAACAAGCAAACGAATGAGAGTACAAGATGGAGAAAACAACCCAAAAAAAgcaaaacccaaacccaaatacAAAACTCTCACAAAAACTCTTCATCAAATCTCATATAAGAGATATTCTATAAACTCTCTAAAACAGGGTTACAAAACCCTTTACATAGGCTAATATTAAAGTcctaaaatgactaaaatatttctAGAGTAAACAGGGTGTAACTGGGAAAAAGAAATCCTATTGAACTGTCAAAACGCGACTACATAAGTTGGGAAAACGTCGTGACGTTTATGCTCTCCTCGTCACGGCATTGATGCCATGTTCAACTTGGGGTTTCATCACGTCGGGTCTGTTTTGGGCCTTCTTCAATTGCTCGTCGATCGtctttttaatagtttacaaAAAATTCGATAAATATTGTGAGACACACTCCAAAGACAAAAAAAAGTGTGTGAAAACTAAAATGTTTGTGATTACAAAGTagtaaagtttaatttaaaaaaattcaaacaagcCGAACAATTTCAATTATTGACGGAACCGAGCTTGGACCGCAAAATATAAATTCCAGCTTGAGTCTAGAATTACAatgaatatgatttttaaatggaACCAAATTTTGCAAAACCATATTATTGGGAAAATGGTGATAAGTAAACACATCGGGAAGGTTACGTAagatattaaattcataatttgtGACAGATTCATTTCATCATGTGATCATCAGAGGTGACACCAAAGCATCAGAATTTTGAACTCCATGGACCATGGTTTTGATCGTTGCAAATCACTGTCTTTCCTTGGTTGTTGtctggtttttctttttttcttgtttttttctctGAAGTATCTGAACAATAATAGATTGGAATGGAAAtgaatttcatatacatgatgGTTacgttttaatttaatcatcgAATTAAAGCTTTTTTAATTAAGccagatttttaatattttttaaatattatagaaaagtatggtgaaaaattataatttattaattttaagtgttCGTATTAttgtcaaaattgaaattaaaagttaaaacgtTTATTTTAGACGTTACCTTTGAAAAAGTAATAACTCCATATAATAACAATTATACAAACAATACTTTAAGTtagttaattgaaataatattttaagtaatttaaattaaatatataagtcatatattagatattaataatataataacaattactATTACTTtgataataacaattaatattacaaatataatacaatatagTGTATCTAAGTTGAaatgaattcattaaactaCAAGCAACGGCATCCCTTATAGcttccatttcaaaaccataTGAATTGTCAAATTTACTGTCAGCACCGCTTTCTCCATCATGTATATCTTCTAGCTCAGTAACGTTTTCATATGTTCTATCATTAGTTTCAAATTCCATAAAACCCACTTCAtctaaattttcatgtttttggataaaattgttATCCTCATTGTAGCAACAATAATCAACCtttgttttttaaaactataactTGGCATAATATCCCTTAAAATGGTCCATTTTTTTGAAGTACACCAAAAGTTCTCTCAATCACTACCAAATAATGAATACAAAAATCAGGTAAACGATACTACTCTCCTCCATAGGTCTAAGGAACCCTTTCATTTGGGGATATCCAGAATCATCAACATAATATTTTCATACATGTCATAAGATGATAACCATTCAATTAAAGAacttatactttttataaatgaatgaatgaaataatttacCATTCAGTGGGTGTGGATTTTGAGTTTTGGATCTCAAATTGCATCAAGAAATATTCTAGTGTCATGTGTTGATATTTTCCATCTAGCCACTACAAATGCAAAGCACGTATTAAAATCACATACAACCATAACATTTTGAGTTGGGACACATTTTCTTTCGATGTAAggaatttgttcatttggtgGAAGAATTGCCACAACATACGTACCATCAATTGCACCTATACAATcctaaataaataatcatatttagtACACAGGTgtattcaataataataagtatattaaaataaaatatgatacttTGAATATGTTACCTTAAAATGCAACTTGTATCTTGAATCATTACATATTTGTTCAGGTATTGTACTAAAAGTTTAATCATTTGGTGCAATTATTATCAACAGTCAACTTTCAAACTTTATCAACAATTGTGAAGTACTGACTTATAGTTGATCTAGATCTTTGAAATCTCTCTATTCCTTGAACTAACTCTCTATTCCTTTCTAAACTAGCCTCGAAGACTTTTTCTAACACCTCACTCACCATCCGAGTTAATGCCTCGGTACCAACCTCTGGGTTATCGCTACCCGAAACTGGCGGAACCGCATTGACTTTTGACTCCTGAACAAATACATGTCCCAGAGAAGCAAACGACTCTTCGAGAGTCTCACCAGATTGACCCTCATGATCTTGCTTACAATCAGAATCCAGATCGGTCTTGTGACTAACTTAAAGTATTTACGTTTTCagaaaacaaacacaaaataaatataaaaatctacATTTCTAATCTTACAGTTTTGAATTTCCACCCTAGACCAGCATCAGAGTCTCAGACATTTTATCTccttaaaataagtaaaacacATATCATTTCAAAATACTGTGGTACGGTTtatcaaaactttaaaaaaaaaacaaatacgtGTGCACACGGATACGTAAAAACACAGGCCGAGTTTTTGCAAATCTGACtctaccactaaatgtaacgaTCTAAAACCTGACCTAGAAGTTTAGACCAAATCCCAGAGGTTACATTAATCACCAAAGTGATCTGAAACAATTTTACAAACGAGTTATTAAAATCTTATACGAACACAGTTATTAAAATCGAACTAAACTGTTTAACCTTTTTAGGATTCAAAACAGAGAATTCAAGTCACGTCGAAAGCGTTCGGAAGTAAAGTTTTGAGtttctaaaattcaaaacaaaactatttacgaaaatctaaaatttgattATACCACAATCTTTATAGATGTTTACAGTCCTAAACAATTCACAATTTAAAAAGTCTGAAAAGTCATTTTATTAGTCAGTGTAAAACACATCACTCCGAGACCTCCGGCATACCAAGTCCAACTACAAAAAATGAAGGTACCCACAAAGGAATAAACTAAGGGAGGTGAGCTACACGGGCTCAATGTGAGTTCGAAAATGACAGGAAAACAAACACCAAAGTgtcacaataaaaaaaaatatcaatggCAATCCGATATACGAATAGTCTACACAAACATATCAGTACTGAAACACCTCGATCTATAAATAGCTAGTCTTGCAATTAGATAAATAGACAGAATGCAGAATGAATGCAACAAGTAATACGTAGGACCTTGAAACACACCACCGTCTCCCAATCACACTCCAAAAGAGCtgtttaagctcatccaaccaaacacaccacataggaccTTGAAAGGCCCATCCAGCCCTATACACCATGTATGTGGACTAAGCCACTCAGATAATAATACGTAGCAAGGCTGGCGTATATGCAGTACAGTGCATTCCGATAAATCGTTGTACTAATAAGTTGCAGTTAAACTACCAGATCAAAATCAGTCTTCCTTCTCTTTACAACCCAACCCGAAAAGATTAATGCAAATGCAAAATGCACACCATTCGTAGACAAACTTACAAAAATAGAATATGAAGTCAGAAATGCACACATTCAAAcgcccaaaatcaaaataagataTAACATAACATCAATTAACACTCAATCGAATTGCTTAATTAGAGCTATGATTGCGAATAACGCACAAGTCTAGGCTGAAAAAAAGTTCCGACCACCCTTACTAAGACCTAGCCAAGGGTCAAAACACATAGAATCATAATCAGAACAAAAATAgacacaataaaaaaattggcgAAATAGggctacacggtcgtgtggaaGTGCCAAGGCCGTGTGGGGGGTCTAAACACCCATGTGAAGGccacacatgcccatgtggaggggacacacgcccgtgtgagtAGCCCGTATAACTCACTATCTAAAAGTGCTAAAATTAAATACAGAgtagacacggccgtgtgaaaatCTCACACGCCCATTGAAAATCGACAAAATCTTCATATCGTACCCACACGGATGTGTGGCACCAAAAGTCACCCTAAAACCTTAATTCTCAATTTCACACGATCGTATGGGTCTCCTGTGTGTGGCACATGCCCGTATGGCCACCCgtgtggtcacgaaaccacGCCAAAACAGGCTAAAAATCATGGTTTTGACATCAAAACGGCCCCCAACTAATGGTGACTCAAAACTATACCAGAATTTATAGAATAGCATGCAATCCAATACCCAAAATCAACAGTTTCAGGAACATACAAGAAGTTTTCGAATTCCATAGAATCCAACAGCAATTCGATACTGAAATTGAACAGTTTCAGAACATGTACCTTAGAATGCGATAACAAGCACCGAGATCTGCTCGATTTGCTCCACCAAACCATTCGAAAACCTCAATTATACACACAACTAAACTATTAGAATTCAATCCAACAACGTAAACGAAATCAAAGCAATTCTTCCTTTAATTCCAAAGATAAAACTTACCCAATTTCGCACCCAATCAAACGTAGCACACAAGGACAATCAGCCAACAACTTCGATACTAAAACCCAGAATTTGTTTGGAGAACAAAAATACGGCGGTAATTAATTCGCCAACAATGAAAGAGAGAAAGGTAGAAGAACCAAAAAGAATAGCAAGAATGTGGAAAAAGAgaggaaactaaaaaaaatagggaaagaaaacatgcaaaagaattttagaaacaacttcatttttttccaaaaataaaattacaataaaatgaataacataaataaataaatatatatataacttaaaaaacaaaattcattcCTTAAACACACATGaggatttgaacccaaaacccAAAGGTAAACTAACATACATCCAACCACtaaaccagcaagctcattctaattttaaaatgtgaaaattcaACAACCTACTCACTGACCCTAAACACAAatctcaaaacttctaaccctaaattttgggatgttacagccaaaataacaaaaaaaaaacaagggtcaaaatgacaaaataaagaaatattaggggctaaatttatctttaagttttttttaaagctttattttatattttagggcAAATGCTCGAATTAGGCCTCAGCCTTTTAGAGGATGCTTACATAAAGGTCAAAACTTTCGAAATGATTAATAAGGGTTTAACATTTACAAAAATGCTTAAATAACGAGTTTTCACGCACTTCAATTGaacttgtaaaaaaaaaggtaaatattaatgtatttagaataaaacacataacacctaaattaaatattactttaaaaaacagttaaaatataatttaaaatttgatatacgACAGTTGAAAAAGCCCTTTTgaacacttttaaaaaaattcgacCTTTATTTAAACTCTTTCAAAAAGATTAAGCCCCTATTtaactattttgaaaatttacgagAGCAATCACCAAAAGCTTAAGCGcatatattttaaccaaaattttgtataaaacttttatataaatttttataaatatagatatagtCTGTGGATAATCCAAAAATAGGTAGcgacaaaaatagaaaacaaaaaaataactgTAGCCTATTGCTGTATCTTTCTCTCGATATCACAGAGACAACgagaaacagaaaaaaaaaatgaaaatgagcgAGAGGTGAGATTTTGTTCAATGCGATTGCTTCCTTTAATAATGGCGGTGTATGTACATTGTTTCTCGGCCTTTCCGTtttaaagatagaaaaaaaaaaggagaacgGTGTTTCTTGTTTTGTTTGTACTATTCGGAGAGGAAGAAAATGATACAGCGGCGGAGGCGGAGGATGGTGGCGGTTGATAAGCCACGGAAGATACTAGTGTGCACCGCATGCGTCATAGCATTGGTGGGACTGCTTACGGGATACGTGCGCGTCTTCCCTTCTCCCCGAGCATCTAATTCATCTGATCCTCATAAGCTCCCTACGGTCACtcaactctctctctctctctctctctctctctctatatatatatatatatatatcatttatttgatttacggtttttttctttgttcttcaaTTGCCCGCCTTATTTGTTTTGAGTTAAGGTATAAGTTGtggaaatttattattatttttttaatttttgtagcaACATGAATTTAATTACCAGAAGTTAAGTGCAGAGAACAAGTGGACGGAGGAGGTGGCTCCGCCTCATTTATCAGAACAGCAATCTTCGCCGCATCTTCCCAAGGCTCCTGTTTCATTGCACAAGGTTTTTGTGTTTATCTTAATTGATTCATTTATCTGTTTGGTTGCTGAGAAAATGAAACattaagagagagagaaaaaagaaagaaatgttATTACATTATTGGATTATATTCCTTCACATTGTGCCTTGCTTGTTTTCTATAAGCCGTTTTAGGAGAAAGTTGATTGGTGGTTGTAAAATTCTACTGTTATTTACTGTCTATTTTGCTTGCTAGCTTCTTGCTGTTGTTGTCGTGAGAATTGCGGCTCAAATGAAGTATACACCTTTACCTACATTACTTAAGACTCGAGTGTAAGTTTTGGATATAGTATATCATACATGCCCAACACGGGTATTATCAGATTTTTTTCTGaacttttatatgtatatggagAATTATTGGAGGTCATATCTCCGTATCCATGTGTCAGACTTGAGTGTTAGATATGAGTACTTCAACAAAAATGAAGAGTCGGAGCAGCATAGACCTCTATTGATGCGAAGCCGTCATGCGTCTTTCATGTTTTTCACTCCTTTAGATTTGACAGTTCAATGGTGCCGGTGGAAATCTGGATTCCGAGAAGTTGTGGAAGCTACCGGAAGCTCGTGATTTTGTGCCCTGCATACAGCCTAGTTCTAATTATACAAGTACAAAAGTTGTTAACCTTGAAATTACTCTTTCAAAGTATCGACAAAATACTTGTAAATTGAttcttcaatttctcattttttttattcagcTCCTGATAAGACAAGAGGTTATCTTCTAGTTCGTACAAATGGCGGTCTCAGCCAAATGAGAACTGGGGtatatctcttcttttcttttcatggtTGAAATTCTAGTTTGATAATATTGGTCCCAGCCATATCTGTTAATTTTGGGTGCCAATGCTTGGGAACATGAAACTTGATATCATACTAGTTACATGCTTTTTCACTACCTCTTGTTGGGATCTTGATCTCACTTGATTTCCTCATTCTATGATGGAATTTTGAAGATTATAGTattgtcaaaattaaaattcctGAATCTGATGTATTCCTTCATCAGACATGTTCCCTGATGGAGATGAATACATTGAGAAACCTATTCTCAACAGATACAGACATGGTTCTAAACacaatattgattaaaatttttatggctATGGGTTGATActaaaagattaaaatgttacatGTATTGGCAAGCAAGCCATTGTAATATGTTCTCCAATACGAGTGTCACTTTTTCTTGATCATTTAGCTGACTGGGTTCTCATTCTTGAATTGTAGATATGTGACATGGTAGCTGTAGCCCGCATAATAAATGCTACACTTGTAGTTCCAGAACTTGATAAACGATCATTTTGGAGAGATACTAGGTAGCCTCTCCTAAATTCTATCCTTTGCAAAAAGTAGTACGACTTTACTACTTTCTATCTCTGGCTGAGTTTCCCTgtgattaatattatttttgcttttttgtTGACTTGCAGCAATTTCTCTGATGTTTTTGATGAGGACCACTTTATTAATGCTCTGGCAAACGATGTTAAAGTTGTGAAAAAACTTCCTAAGGAATTATCTTCTGCTACCAAAATCGTTAAGCATTTTAAAAGCATGTCTAGTTTCAAGTACTATCGGGATGTGATAGGTAGCCTGTGGGAAGAATATCGGGTTTGTTTGTTGACATCTTTATTGTGATTAATGGATTTGTTTGTTGACATCTTTATTGTGATTAATGGATTAAATAactggtttattttatttacctgaTGGAAGACCTCTCTCACGTGTATTTCCTGTTTTTTACCAGGTTATTCGAGCTGCTAAATTTGATTCTCGCCTGACGAATAACGATCTGCCTTCAGATATACAAAAGCTTCGTTGCCGTGCTTGCTATGAAGCACTTCGTTTTGCACCCCAAATTGAAGCAATGGGAAAAGTGATCAGTTTGACCTTGATATCAATTCATTTCTTAGCATCTTCAGCATGTTTTTCTCTATTCATCGTACTTATTAAGTTCCCGATATTGCAGTTGTTGGTGGACCGGATGAGGTCTTATGGTCATTTCATCGCATTGCATTTACGATTCGAGAAAGACATGCTTGCCTATAGTGGATGCACGCATGGTTTATCTAATGCTGAAGCTAAAGAGCTGGAGACAATTAGGTATAAACGTCACCTTGCTTTATACTGTCCAGTGGAAgttgaaagaaaatcaaaagataacGTAGgagaaaattgttt
This sequence is a window from Gossypium raimondii isolate GPD5lz chromosome 5, ASM2569854v1, whole genome shotgun sequence. Protein-coding genes within it:
- the LOC105770160 gene encoding O-fucosyltransferase 7, yielding MYIVSRPFRFKDRKKKGERCFLFCLYYSERKKMIQRRRRRMVAVDKPRKILVCTACVIALVGLLTGYVRVFPSPRASNSSDPHKLPTQHEFNYQKLSAENKWTEEVAPPHLSEQQSSPHLPKAPVSLHKFNGAGGNLDSEKLWKLPEARDFVPCIQPSSNYTTPDKTRGYLLVRTNGGLSQMRTGICDMVAVARIINATLVVPELDKRSFWRDTSNFSDVFDEDHFINALANDVKVVKKLPKELSSATKIVKHFKSMSSFKYYRDVIGSLWEEYRVIRAAKFDSRLTNNDLPSDIQKLRCRACYEALRFAPQIEAMGKLLVDRMRSYGHFIALHLRFEKDMLAYSGCTHGLSNAEAKELETIRDETANWKVKEIDATEQRYRGQCPLTPKEVGIFLNALGFPSETPIYIAAGEIYGGVTHMADLRSRYPLLMSKENLASVAELEPFTNHSSQMAALDYIVSVESDVFIPSYSGNMARAVEGHRRFLGHRKTISPDRRGLVHLFGQIEKGLLKEGSKLSNRIIEIHKNLQGSPRRRGGSVPGTKSMESTHSEEAFYTNPLPDCLCRRASQNVNTSIRESNRKVDRSMQKEQLKVL
- the LOC105770157 gene encoding uncharacterized protein LOC105770157, coding for MKLLRRSSSKGGRSKPNEGCKRHPKHRQSPGVCSLCLVDKLSKLPSPPHCTSTIRTATKLADSNCSPSSSSSSLSSPCSSASDSALYSSSSSPMHRYRFGKDRGAGSSFSLLWFSGKNLLTKSRSVAFVSRIENNGYDDKKKKKKKKINGGFLSKLIH